The following coding sequences are from one Candidatus Nitrohelix vancouverensis window:
- the metF gene encoding methylenetetrahydrofolate reductase [NAD(P)H] has translation MKIIDILKQTHPAFSFEFFPPKNDAGFETLYKTIEKLKPLNPAYVSVTYGAGGSSRAQTVELVSRIKSEVGIESMAHLTCVGHSAEEIRDVLELLESKGVENVLALRGDPPQGQTEFVKPTNGFEYANELVGFIKKDFSFCIGVAGYPEVHPECADAETDTEHLKNKITQGGEFIVTQLFFDNSYYFDYVKRLRSAGVTVPIIPGIMPILNLKQIIRITEMCKTRIPDSLQAKLEKVQDDDEAVRQIGVEFATEQCADLLQGGAPGIHFYTLNRSNATLAIMEALMKQSQGGP, from the coding sequence ATGAAAATCATTGATATACTCAAGCAGACCCATCCCGCTTTTTCATTTGAATTTTTCCCTCCTAAAAACGACGCTGGATTTGAAACGCTCTACAAGACGATAGAAAAACTCAAGCCTTTGAACCCGGCCTATGTTTCTGTCACCTATGGCGCTGGCGGAAGTTCCCGCGCTCAAACGGTCGAGCTGGTTTCCCGCATCAAGAGCGAGGTGGGGATTGAGTCGATGGCTCACCTGACATGTGTCGGTCATAGCGCTGAAGAGATTCGCGATGTGCTGGAGTTGCTTGAAAGCAAAGGCGTGGAAAATGTTCTGGCTTTAAGAGGGGATCCTCCACAGGGTCAAACAGAATTTGTTAAACCGACTAATGGCTTTGAGTATGCGAATGAACTGGTCGGCTTTATAAAAAAAGATTTTTCGTTCTGTATTGGCGTTGCGGGTTATCCAGAAGTTCACCCCGAGTGCGCAGATGCGGAGACGGATACAGAGCATTTGAAAAACAAAATTACACAGGGCGGCGAATTCATCGTCACTCAGTTGTTTTTTGATAACTCCTATTATTTCGATTATGTGAAACGCTTGCGTAGCGCCGGAGTGACGGTTCCCATCATCCCGGGCATCATGCCGATTTTGAATCTCAAACAAATCATTCGTATCACTGAGATGTGTAAAACACGCATCCCTGACAGCCTTCAGGCGAAACTAGAAAAGGTTCAGGATGACGACGAGGCTGTGAGACAGATTGGCGTTGAGTTTGCTACTGAGCAATGCGCCGATTTATTGCAAGGCGGCGCTCCGGGTATTCACTTTTATACGCTGAACCGTTCGAATGCGACACTGGCTATCATGGAGGCTTTGATGAAACAATCGCAGGGCGGCCCATGA
- a CDS encoding restriction endonuclease, translating into MGIFIIAFVAFAIGIVLIVFLKNTSPPPPPDKVHFDNPDDKPVYLIDPDEFKSKCIEFLEKFNLEYRHSVWASDSELEIAMQDETPVIGGVYLGLCIINPYNNTVDSIKVKGFIDTVKGEGASRGILITTGYFSADAMNVVDEEPVELVDVLQFLTYLKRFEIY; encoded by the coding sequence GTGGGAATCTTTATTATAGCTTTTGTCGCATTCGCGATCGGCATTGTTTTAATTGTGTTCCTGAAAAATACGTCTCCACCCCCGCCACCGGATAAAGTTCATTTCGATAATCCGGATGATAAGCCTGTATATCTCATCGATCCCGATGAATTCAAGAGCAAGTGCATCGAGTTTCTTGAAAAATTCAACCTGGAATACCGACATTCTGTTTGGGCCAGTGATAGTGAGCTGGAAATCGCGATGCAGGATGAAACTCCGGTCATAGGCGGCGTCTATCTCGGACTTTGTATCATCAATCCTTATAATAATACCGTGGACTCCATCAAGGTTAAAGGTTTCATCGATACGGTTAAAGGCGAAGGCGCGAGCCGCGGTATCCTCATCACAACCGGTTATTTTTCCGCTGATGCCATGAACGTTGTCGATGAAGAACCGGTGGAACTGGTTGACGTCTTACAATTCCTCACCTATCTGAAACGTTTCGAAATATACTGA
- a CDS encoding glutamate-5-semialdehyde dehydrogenase, whose product MNDQTVEGIAKAAQQAALKMARLSSTQKNQVLESMACSIENHIPAILEANEKDLDWARQENIEAPLISRLELSEGKIRGMAQGIRSVAALPDPVGLKLNAMELDEGLILTRLTCPIGVIAAIFESRPDAVPQIASLGFKSGNAVILKGGREAQNSNKIIGSLLQQAIRSVSDMPEDAVQLIETRSEVEELLKQDACINLIVPRGSNDFVRYIQENTKIPVLGHSEGICHAFIDSEADDSKAIEIVLDSKLQYPAACNAIENLLIHSSKAESLLPELVTRFKEKGVELVGCERAQKAGIAACRPEDWDTEYTGLKLSIKVVDSLDDAIDFINCHGSGHTDVIITENESSAEKFMEKVDSASVMWNASTRFADGFRYGLGAEIGISTNKTHARGPVGLEGLIIYKYQLRGKGQTVAQYSGENARSFTHRPIE is encoded by the coding sequence ATGAATGATCAAACGGTTGAAGGTATCGCGAAAGCGGCTCAACAAGCGGCGTTGAAAATGGCGCGTCTCAGCTCTACTCAAAAAAATCAGGTGCTGGAGTCGATGGCCTGTTCCATCGAAAATCATATTCCCGCAATTCTGGAAGCGAATGAGAAAGACCTCGATTGGGCTCGCCAGGAAAATATAGAAGCGCCTCTGATTTCCCGGCTCGAATTGAGCGAAGGAAAAATCAGGGGAATGGCGCAGGGAATCCGTAGCGTCGCGGCTCTGCCTGATCCCGTTGGTTTGAAATTGAACGCCATGGAACTGGACGAGGGCTTGATCCTGACCCGTCTGACTTGCCCGATCGGGGTGATCGCGGCTATTTTTGAATCGCGCCCCGACGCGGTTCCGCAAATCGCCTCTTTGGGATTCAAATCGGGCAACGCGGTGATCCTCAAGGGCGGCAGGGAAGCGCAAAATTCCAATAAAATCATTGGCTCTTTGCTTCAACAGGCGATTCGATCTGTATCTGATATGCCGGAAGACGCGGTTCAGTTGATTGAAACACGCTCTGAGGTTGAAGAATTACTGAAACAGGATGCCTGTATCAACCTGATTGTCCCGCGCGGCAGTAACGATTTTGTCCGCTATATACAGGAGAATACGAAAATTCCGGTTTTGGGACACTCAGAAGGCATCTGTCATGCATTTATCGACTCGGAAGCAGATGATTCCAAAGCCATCGAGATTGTTCTGGATTCAAAACTGCAATATCCAGCCGCGTGTAACGCCATCGAAAATTTGTTGATTCATTCGTCCAAAGCAGAGAGTCTGCTACCAGAGCTTGTAACCCGCTTTAAAGAAAAAGGCGTGGAACTGGTGGGGTGCGAACGCGCGCAGAAAGCAGGGATAGCCGCCTGCCGTCCTGAAGACTGGGATACGGAGTACACGGGATTGAAATTATCCATCAAAGTTGTCGATAGTCTGGACGACGCGATTGATTTCATCAACTGCCATGGATCGGGTCACACCGACGTGATTATTACGGAGAATGAGTCCTCGGCTGAAAAGTTTATGGAAAAAGTGGACTCCGCCAGCGTGATGTGGAACGCATCGACGCGCTTTGCCGACGGTTTCCGCTACGGATTGGGCGCCGAAATTGGGATCAGCACGAATAAGACACACGCGCGCGGACCTGTCGGGCTTGAAGGGCTGATTATCTACAAGTATCAGTTACGCGGCAAGGGGCAGACCGTAGCTCAATATTCCGGCGAAAACGCGCGTTCCTTCACGCATAGACCGATTGAATGA
- a CDS encoding TolC family protein, producing the protein MSFLIVILFVFATLDASAKETSVAKESVAKEIPTLEQAIQQALTLDADKTPRSSLILMVKDFYFQIQSKAEQLEVAEEVKEHFQKAVQKSEEKYDEGDEDISQSNITKLKLGLAGTLNDIYELTAEIQIAKLSLGKLLGRQFGDQSVLAEAKVKPVSFPFVSLDAFLADQKEKVADRFELEKAFISVIKSKNVMLLAKKNRKITRTLLVTEVANYDFGIGDSGDLFEALIIYTRVLKGYYASVYEFNLSVARLEALH; encoded by the coding sequence ATGTCGTTTCTTATTGTTATCCTTTTTGTGTTCGCTACTCTGGACGCGTCTGCGAAAGAAACCAGCGTCGCGAAGGAATCCGTTGCGAAGGAAATCCCAACGCTTGAACAAGCCATTCAGCAGGCTTTGACCCTGGATGCTGACAAGACGCCGCGCTCGTCTCTCATTTTGATGGTTAAGGATTTCTATTTTCAAATTCAATCGAAGGCAGAGCAACTTGAAGTTGCGGAGGAAGTGAAAGAGCATTTTCAGAAAGCGGTTCAAAAATCGGAAGAGAAGTATGACGAAGGCGATGAAGACATCTCCCAGTCGAATATCACCAAGTTGAAGCTGGGTCTGGCGGGTACATTGAATGACATCTATGAACTGACCGCTGAAATTCAAATCGCCAAACTCTCGCTTGGAAAACTTCTGGGACGGCAGTTCGGCGATCAAAGCGTGCTGGCCGAAGCCAAGGTCAAACCCGTTTCATTCCCCTTCGTTTCGCTTGATGCATTCCTCGCCGATCAGAAAGAGAAGGTTGCAGACCGATTCGAATTGGAAAAAGCGTTCATTTCTGTTATTAAATCAAAAAATGTCATGCTCTTGGCAAAGAAGAATCGAAAAATCACCCGCACTCTGCTGGTCACTGAAGTGGCTAACTATGATTTCGGGATTGGCGATTCCGGCGATTTGTTTGAAGCGCTTATCATCTATACGCGAGTCTTGAAAGGCTATTATGCGTCGGTCTACGAGTTCAATCTTTCTGTTGCCCGATTGGAAGCCTTGCACTAA
- the dprA gene encoding DNA-protecting protein DprA — translation MVLGVGKTLFRRLVTHLGSPKAVFYANRNQLLEVEGIGAKTAQEILNFEVERKTEREFSLVDKLGGRIITWEDDEYPALLKSIYDPPPVIYCQGLDLRSLAFPIAVVGARSPTSYGKHVTNDLCQALASKGFSIVSGFARGIDTCAHRAALKAGGKTAAVFGCGLAQTYPPENSGLREQLLEHGALISEFPVTMGPERNNFPARNRIISGMSLGTLVVEAGEKSGALITAQFAVEQGREVFAVPGNISSPKSRGPNALIQTGAKLVNSVDSILEEMPFEVQEALTQKPQGATLESKHAFTEKEQSLVALLMNEESHIDRLIENSGLSAGEVSATLLQLELKGVVRQLDGNVYAAIC, via the coding sequence ATGGTTTTGGGTGTTGGCAAAACCTTGTTCCGCCGTTTGGTGACGCATTTGGGTTCCCCTAAAGCGGTTTTTTACGCCAATCGCAATCAATTGCTTGAAGTTGAAGGAATAGGAGCCAAAACCGCGCAGGAGATTTTGAATTTTGAAGTCGAGAGAAAGACCGAGCGTGAATTTTCTCTTGTCGATAAACTGGGCGGTCGCATCATCACATGGGAAGATGATGAATATCCGGCTTTGCTGAAATCCATCTACGATCCGCCTCCGGTCATCTATTGCCAGGGTTTGGACCTGAGAAGCCTGGCCTTTCCCATTGCCGTCGTCGGCGCTCGCAGTCCAACAAGTTATGGCAAACATGTAACGAATGATTTGTGCCAGGCGCTGGCAAGCAAAGGCTTTTCAATTGTGAGCGGATTTGCGCGGGGGATTGATACCTGCGCGCACCGCGCCGCTTTGAAGGCCGGAGGCAAAACCGCGGCGGTTTTTGGTTGTGGGCTGGCGCAAACCTATCCACCTGAGAACTCCGGTTTGAGAGAACAGCTATTAGAGCATGGCGCGTTGATTTCCGAGTTTCCCGTTACGATGGGTCCGGAGCGCAACAATTTTCCGGCGCGTAACCGTATTATCAGCGGCATGTCCCTGGGAACTCTTGTTGTCGAGGCGGGTGAAAAGAGTGGGGCTTTGATCACCGCTCAATTCGCCGTTGAGCAAGGTCGCGAAGTGTTTGCCGTGCCGGGAAATATTTCGTCGCCTAAAAGTCGCGGTCCCAATGCTTTGATACAGACCGGGGCCAAACTGGTGAATTCGGTCGATTCCATTCTGGAGGAAATGCCTTTTGAGGTTCAGGAGGCGTTGACTCAGAAACCACAAGGCGCAACTCTGGAATCGAAGCATGCATTCACAGAAAAAGAGCAAAGTCTGGTCGCTCTGCTCATGAACGAAGAATCGCATATAGATCGCTTAATTGAAAACAGCGGATTGTCAGCGGGTGAAGTTTCGGCTACACTGTTGCAACTTGAATTGAAAGGAGTTGTGCGGCAGTTGGATGGAAATGTGTACGCCGCTATTTGTTGA
- the topA gene encoding type I DNA topoisomerase, translating to MARPLKSLVIVESPTKVKTLNKILGSNFIVKASVGHLKDLPKKKLGVDVDNDFSPQYITIRGKGKILSELKAAAKKAGDIYLAPDPDREGEAIAYHVGNEISKFNKGKVYRVLFNEITKKAVSEAIKNPTELNENLVNAQQARRILDRLVGYQISPILWKKVHRGLSAGRVQSVALRLVCEREKEIQSFESQEYWTLILDVKGSKDPEFQTRLFKIDGEKAELNNKEETDVVLKAIENASFVLEGVVKKERKRNPSAPFITSSLQQEASRKLNFSPKKTMMLAQRLYEGITLGKKGTIGLITYMRTDSTRVADEAIVGVRSYIEERYGKEFLPATPNQYKNKKAAQEAHEAIRPTDVAHDPKEIKEYLESDLLRLYELIWLRFVSSQMSPAIMDTTQFDIKAGSYLFRSNGSVMKFAGFMKVYVEGEDNTLPDSGSGNDRILPDIAKGEVLKVLKTNPEQHFTQPPPRFTEAMLVKELEEKGVGRPSTYASIISVIKDRDYVRSEERRLQPSELGTLVSDLLVENFPDIMSTEFTAKMEDQLDQIEEGKVAWVSALKTFYTPFKVDLEKAEEKMRDIKGEIEETGENCDKCDKPMIIKWGRFGKFQACSGYPDCKNTREVGSDGDPAGAPAEEVEGVCDKCQSPLVIKMGRFGKFIACSTYPDCKFTKPISLGIDCPEADCKGYISSRRSKKGRTFYGCSEYPNCTFTSWDKPVPEPCPECENPFLVEKWKKNEGASIICPKCKFKKDNAA from the coding sequence ATGGCACGGCCCCTAAAATCCTTGGTTATTGTGGAGTCCCCAACCAAGGTCAAAACGTTAAATAAAATACTGGGTAGTAATTTCATTGTTAAGGCATCCGTTGGGCATTTGAAGGATCTTCCTAAAAAGAAGCTGGGCGTCGATGTTGATAATGATTTTTCCCCTCAGTACATCACGATACGCGGTAAAGGAAAAATACTCAGCGAACTGAAAGCCGCGGCGAAAAAAGCCGGCGATATTTATCTGGCTCCTGACCCTGATCGCGAAGGCGAGGCGATTGCCTATCATGTCGGAAATGAAATCAGCAAATTCAACAAAGGTAAGGTGTACCGGGTTCTGTTCAACGAGATCACAAAGAAAGCGGTTTCTGAGGCGATCAAAAACCCCACGGAATTGAATGAGAATCTCGTCAACGCCCAACAGGCCCGGCGCATTCTGGATCGTCTGGTGGGTTATCAGATCAGCCCCATATTATGGAAGAAAGTGCATCGGGGCTTGAGCGCAGGGCGCGTGCAATCGGTGGCGCTCCGACTGGTTTGCGAACGGGAAAAAGAAATTCAGAGCTTTGAAAGCCAAGAATACTGGACCCTGATTCTGGACGTCAAAGGTTCCAAAGACCCGGAGTTTCAGACGCGCTTGTTTAAAATTGACGGTGAAAAAGCGGAACTGAATAATAAGGAAGAAACCGACGTAGTTCTGAAGGCTATCGAAAACGCATCCTTTGTTCTGGAGGGCGTCGTCAAAAAAGAGCGCAAACGAAACCCGTCGGCTCCGTTCATCACCAGTAGTTTGCAACAGGAGGCGTCGCGAAAGCTGAATTTTTCCCCCAAGAAAACCATGATGCTGGCGCAACGCTTGTACGAAGGCATCACTTTGGGAAAGAAGGGAACCATCGGTCTCATCACTTATATGCGTACCGACTCCACCCGAGTTGCAGACGAGGCGATTGTCGGCGTTCGTTCCTATATTGAAGAGCGTTACGGCAAGGAATTCCTTCCTGCGACGCCGAATCAGTACAAGAACAAAAAAGCCGCTCAGGAAGCGCATGAAGCGATTCGACCGACGGATGTGGCGCATGATCCTAAAGAGATCAAGGAGTATCTGGAATCTGATCTGCTCCGATTGTACGAACTGATCTGGTTGCGTTTTGTGTCCAGTCAGATGTCTCCGGCGATCATGGACACCACGCAATTTGATATCAAAGCAGGGTCGTATCTGTTTCGCAGTAACGGTTCGGTGATGAAATTTGCAGGTTTCATGAAAGTCTATGTCGAAGGCGAGGACAATACCCTGCCTGATTCTGGGTCGGGCAATGACCGTATTTTGCCCGATATCGCCAAAGGAGAAGTTCTCAAAGTTTTGAAGACCAATCCCGAACAACATTTCACGCAACCGCCGCCGCGTTTCACAGAAGCCATGCTCGTGAAAGAGCTGGAGGAAAAAGGCGTGGGGCGTCCGAGTACCTATGCTTCGATCATCAGCGTTATCAAGGATCGCGATTATGTCCGGTCAGAGGAAAGGCGATTGCAACCTTCGGAGTTGGGGACTCTGGTTTCCGATCTGCTGGTAGAGAATTTTCCAGACATCATGTCGACAGAGTTCACCGCGAAGATGGAGGATCAACTCGATCAGATTGAAGAGGGCAAAGTGGCCTGGGTGTCCGCGCTCAAGACTTTTTACACCCCCTTCAAAGTGGATTTGGAAAAAGCCGAAGAGAAAATGCGCGATATCAAGGGTGAGATCGAAGAGACCGGCGAGAATTGCGACAAATGCGACAAGCCCATGATTATCAAATGGGGGCGTTTTGGCAAGTTTCAGGCCTGCTCCGGTTATCCCGATTGCAAAAATACCCGGGAGGTTGGAAGCGATGGCGACCCGGCAGGCGCTCCGGCTGAAGAGGTGGAGGGCGTGTGCGACAAATGCCAGTCTCCGCTGGTCATCAAGATGGGGAGATTTGGTAAATTCATAGCCTGCTCGACTTACCCGGATTGCAAATTCACCAAACCTATCAGTTTAGGCATCGACTGCCCGGAAGCGGATTGCAAAGGCTATATTTCTTCGCGTCGCTCCAAAAAGGGACGCACGTTTTACGGCTGTAGCGAATACCCCAATTGCACCTTCACTTCCTGGGACAAACCGGTTCCCGAACCTTGTCCGGAATGTGAAAATCCCTTCCTGGTGGAAAAATGGAAGAAAAATGAAGGGGCGTCGATCATTTGCCCTAAATGCAAATTTAAAAAAGACAACGCGGCCTAA
- a CDS encoding site-2 protease family protein, protein MTQFDDISSDTSSSQVREIPESPGTKQWLVFSALLCATVLTMYLAGGALFAISLLLILGAHEFGHYWAGRRNRVKVSLPYFMPAPPMFIAGTFGAFIQIKDPIPDRDVLMEIGASGPIAGFIVALIALWIGLSLSEVSTVQAIQGISFGGSIILAALSKIILGVTPFSNEVDIQLHPIAFAGWIGMFITALNLIPVGQLDGGHILYALFFEKYLYLARICYLALIPLGFLWSGWWFWAVLILIAGIKPAPLVFAEQKLSPFHRKIGLLCILIFALTFVPVPFMAIGF, encoded by the coding sequence ATGACTCAATTCGACGACATTTCGTCAGACACGTCATCCTCCCAGGTCCGGGAGATTCCTGAGTCACCCGGAACAAAGCAGTGGCTTGTGTTCAGCGCTTTGTTGTGCGCGACTGTTTTGACCATGTATCTGGCGGGCGGCGCGCTCTTCGCAATCAGTTTGCTACTCATTCTTGGCGCGCATGAATTCGGGCATTATTGGGCGGGGCGCCGCAATCGAGTCAAGGTATCGCTTCCGTATTTCATGCCAGCGCCTCCCATGTTTATTGCCGGTACTTTTGGAGCGTTCATACAGATCAAGGATCCGATCCCCGACCGCGATGTGCTTATGGAGATTGGCGCGAGCGGCCCCATCGCGGGTTTCATCGTCGCTTTAATCGCTTTATGGATCGGTTTATCTCTTTCAGAGGTTTCAACGGTACAGGCCATCCAGGGGATTTCATTTGGTGGCTCTATCATTCTGGCGGCTTTGTCGAAGATCATTCTAGGCGTGACGCCGTTTTCAAACGAGGTGGACATTCAACTGCACCCGATCGCTTTTGCCGGTTGGATAGGCATGTTCATCACGGCTCTGAATTTGATTCCTGTGGGGCAGTTGGATGGCGGTCATATCCTGTATGCTTTGTTTTTTGAAAAATATCTGTATCTGGCAAGGATTTGCTACCTGGCTTTGATACCGCTCGGGTTTTTGTGGAGTGGTTGGTGGTTTTGGGCTGTTTTAATTCTTATCGCTGGCATCAAACCTGCGCCGCTGGTGTTCGCTGAGCAAAAATTGTCACCGTTTCACCGTAAAATAGGGCTCTTATGTATCCTGATCTTTGCTCTCACCTTTGTTCCGGTACCCTTCATGGCGATTGGCTTTTAA
- a CDS encoding formylglycine-generating enzyme family protein yields MNLSTKISLNGLSRFVFLNRLLACIATLWMAVFCMTGLALADLAQQEQEQVSPEQVSPEQPLGEQAEPGPQDIIYNMVLIPAGKFTMGCNQFGIQHGGPEHDVVLDAFFIDKYEVTNKLYEKVVPEHRLRRSPFSSCDDCPVSKVSWYEAADYCYLIGKTLPSEAQWEKAAGARNGCEFPWGPQFDVTKGQARGGLKLRDETASVGSYPPNKYGLYDMAGNMWEWVSDWFTINDRFPEIMYNPKGPRRGQMKVRRGGAWSDSIHAMTSGWRDRSHPFSRGFNDIGFRCALNIIHKKR; encoded by the coding sequence ATGAATCTTTCCACAAAAATCAGTTTGAACGGTCTTTCAAGGTTTGTTTTTCTAAACCGCCTCCTTGCGTGCATTGCAACGCTATGGATGGCGGTTTTTTGTATGACGGGGCTTGCCCTGGCAGATTTGGCTCAGCAAGAGCAGGAACAGGTTTCACCTGAACAGGTTTCACCTGAACAGCCTCTAGGCGAACAGGCCGAACCGGGACCTCAGGACATCATTTATAATATGGTCTTGATCCCTGCCGGAAAATTCACGATGGGTTGCAATCAATTCGGCATTCAGCATGGCGGCCCGGAACATGACGTTGTTCTGGACGCTTTTTTTATCGATAAATATGAGGTGACAAACAAGCTCTATGAGAAGGTTGTTCCAGAACATCGCTTGCGCCGCAGTCCATTTTCCTCCTGTGATGATTGCCCCGTTTCAAAAGTCAGTTGGTATGAAGCGGCGGACTATTGTTATCTCATCGGCAAAACCCTTCCCAGCGAGGCGCAGTGGGAGAAAGCCGCAGGCGCAAGGAATGGTTGCGAATTTCCATGGGGACCTCAATTTGACGTCACAAAGGGGCAGGCGAGGGGGGGCTTGAAACTTCGTGATGAAACAGCTTCTGTCGGTAGTTATCCGCCAAATAAATATGGACTGTATGATATGGCTGGTAACATGTGGGAATGGGTCTCGGACTGGTTCACTATCAATGATCGTTTTCCCGAAATCATGTACAATCCAAAGGGTCCGCGCAGAGGACAGATGAAAGTGCGCCGGGGCGGCGCCTGGTCGGACAGTATTCACGCGATGACGTCAGGATGGCGCGACAGGAGCCATCCATTTTCCAGAGGGTTCAACGATATCGGTTTTCGCTGTGCGCTCAACATTATTCACAAAAAACGTTGA